The genomic segment GGTGTGAATCCGAGGCCGACACGTAGTCCAGCGATACACTGCTCTCAAAATTTTTGTGCTGCTGCCGATAAAATAAGGCCGAAATTGGTTTTTGCTCACTGATATCCACGGCATACGGCCTGAAGACCATGCCCTTGTCCGTGGCCTGCAAAAATTTCTCACGGGCACCGCGCAGGGCGACCCAGCGGTGATCCAGCGCTGCGGCGGTCAGCGGATCGGTGAACGTAAAATTGCCGTTGGGGAAGTAGCCCCGAGCATGGGTCTTGTTGTTGACGCCCGCAGGCATTCGCACGCTGGGTTTGAGGGCCTTCATTCCCCCTTCAAAGACCGGCCATTCACCCGACCAGTCGACCGGCAGGATAAAAGTTTCGCGGCCCGTGTTGACCCGTTTTACTTCATTGGGCCTGACACCCAGAAACACGCCATACCAGGATCCGTCCGGACCTTCGACCAGATCCGCGTGTCCAGCCCATTCCACTGGGTTGGGCCTATTTTTGTCCAGATGGCGCTGGGAGAGTATCGGATTTTTGGGCGCAGGGGTGTAAGGTCCTGCGACATGGTCGCTCGAGAAGATCACTTCACTGTGATCGCTGCCCGTGCCGCCCTCGGCACACATCAGGTAGTACTTGCCATCTTTTTTGTAAATATGCGGTCCTTCGATCCAGATGGGATTTTCAGCCGGATGCACGCCACCGTCCACCAGGATCCGGTCACTTCCCGGGATGACCTGATCCTTTTCGGTATCATATGCCCAGAGTTTGATCACGCGGTGGCCCTCATAGCGCTGTTTGCCTTTATCCGGCGCATCGTTATGCACGACATAAGCTTTGCCGTCATCATCAAAAAACAGGGCTGGATCAATGCCGTCAAAATCCAGCTTGACCGGATCGGACCAGTTTCCCGCTTTGGGATCTTTGGTCTTGACGACCATATTCCCGATGCCCGAGGCGATCTGTGTCGTGATCATGTAAAACGTGTCGTTGTGCCGGTTGTACACGATATCTGGGGCATATATTCCCGCACTGATACCTGCCGACTGCACTTTCAGCTGCGATTCACGGTCCAGAACATGCCCCAGCTGTGTCCAGTTGACCAGATCTACAGAGTGGAAAATGGGCACCCCCGGAAACATCGAAAAGGAGGAATTCACCAGGTAATAGTCATTACCTTTGCGTGTAATGCTCGGATCGGGATAACATCCCTGTAGAATGGGCGAATAGAACTGCCCCGGTTTTAATGGATTTTCGTTGTAAACTGCATCTTCGCCTTTATAGACAAAATCCGAAAATACAGGTTCAGAGAGGCGATCTGCCTGCAACTTCCGTTTATGCTCTTTTGTATTAAATGCTGTTAATGTAGCCAATATCACTACGGACATGCCCAGCATCGTTTTCCCCTTCCGCTTTAACATGATTGGTTTATTTATAATTTGGTGTATTTGCCTACAAACATAGTTTTAAGTGTATAGGCAACAATTAAAATTTGTAACAAAAACATTTCAATTTGTTACCACATCTTTTCTTCTTTCTCCATTGCCTTTTTACGGCACTCTGGACGGTCTCGCAGTAAAAAAAATTGCGCCCAGTCCAGCTAATTATGATGCTTGAGATCCAGCCTGATTTTTTTCAGCTCGTCCAGTTCGTGCACAGGGCGTTCCAGTGCAGCCGGAATCGGCATCTTGGAGAAGGTCTGAAAATACAGCAGGCAGGCATCACGCCACCATACCGCGTCCCGCGCCTGAATTTTTAGTTTGGACTGCACCTCCTGAAAGCGCTGTGTATCCATTTTCCCTTCCAGGCTATCCCATTGCCGCTGAAAACCCCGCACCTGATCCACACCCTGCTGATACGCATAGCAGAGGTTGTCCCATAGGGAGCGGCCGTTTTTCATGCGATGCTTCCAGGGCACATGGTGAAACCAGAGCAGGTATTGTTCGGGGCAGCTGCTGATCTGGCCAAATTGCTCGCGGAGCGGACTGCGGTATTGTGCTACGGCATTGCTCCCCGTGGCCGTCCGGTCAAATCCGATACCCAGCGCATCCGCGTTATGATAGTACCAGGGCATCCAGTCCGGCCTTCCGCCGGGAATATCGCCCCAGGGCTCCGGTCCATAATGATGCTCAAAAGCAAAAATATGGTGCAGCCCCAGCGGCATCATATAGTTGACCACAGCCTCTCGGGATTCCACCATCAGTTCCGACAGCGGATTGACCAGAGCCGGATCTGGCGAGAAGGTCATCGAGAGCCACTCCCGCGCCAGGCTATTGCTGGACAGTTCGGTATTCCAGGCCAGCCTTCCAAAGGCGTACCAGTTGGCCTGGGCAAAATGATGGCCGCACCAGTTGCGGTCTTCACCGATATTGGCCACACCCGCAATAGCCGACACCGGATGCGATCCCCGCTGCGTTATTCCCGCTACTGTGCCAGCCTCTGAGCGGGAATAGGTCTGGGCATTCAGCGTTTCCTTAAACAGGGGTGCCAGGTAGACCAGGTGGTTGGAGAAGCCCAGGTATTCCTGCGTAATCTGGAATTCGACCATCTGGCTGGTTTTGGGCATCGCGCCAAACAGCGGATTGAACGGTTCACGCGGCTGGAAATCGATGGGCCCATTTTTGATTTGAAGGATCACGTTGTCGTCAAACTGACCATCCAGGGGTACAAACTCCTGATACGCCTGTTTAGCCCGGTCCTCCGCCGTGGGGTTGTATACAAACGCCCGCCATAGCACGAGGCCCCGGTGCGGTCTGAGTGCTGCGGCCAGCATATTGGCTCCATCGGCATGCGTACGGCCATAGTCCTGCGGTCCGGGCTGCCCCTCCGAATTGGCTTTGACCAGAAAGCCGCCAAAGTCCGGTATCAACCGGTAGATCTCGTCGGCCTTGTCCTTCCACCAGCCTGCCACCACAGGACGGAGCGGATCCGAATCCGGCAGATTTCCCAGCAGTGCGGGAGCGGAAAAATTAATGGACAGAAACACGCGGATCCCGTAGGGCCGGAAAATATCGGCCAGAGTCTTTACCTTTTCCAGGTAGTCGGCACGCAGGATCAGCGGTGATGCATTGACATTGTTGAGCACAACCGCGTTGATCCCGATCGAGGCATTTGCCCGTGCATACTCGCGGTACCGCGGTGAAATTACACCGGGGAGCTCTTGCCATTTCCAGAGCGAATGCCCTGCATACCCACGCTCGACCGTGCCATCCAGATTATCCCAGTGGTTGAGCATCCGTAGTGCATAGCTGGGCTTTTCGCTGATGTCGAGTCCCTGCAGCGCCACGTCCTGCTGCTGTAGCCGCAGCAGGTGAAAAGCCCCGTACAGGAGCCCAGTGCTGCTGCCCGCACTGATCACCGTTTTGCTGCCCAGCGAGCGGATCCGGTATCCGTCCGGCTGGCACTTTGGCCACTTTTTGTCCAGCTGCAGATCCACATCTCCCCGGCGCCAGTAGTCCTGCAGCTCCGCCGCTGCCGTACTGGCCACCGCATCCCTGTACGGGCAGTGGATCTTGCGGAGTGCGGCCTCACTGGTGGTTACCCTGGCATAGCGCAGCCACAGCTGGCTGCCGTCCTCGGCTTGGCACAGCTGATGGCAGAGGACCCCCAGTAGACAGACGATATACCAGACGACATTCCCCATCAGCTGCCCTCCACGGTTAGGATACGACCATCCGCATCGTAGTCGATCTCCACCACTTTCATGCTACGCAACCATGTCCGCCCGCCCGAAGGCACCGAATCGTGGTGAAACAGATACCAGCGTCCCTCAAATTCGAGGATACTGTGGTGTGTGGTCCAGCCCACTACCGGCGTCAGAATGACGCCCTGATAGGTAAAAGGACCATAAGGGTTGTCCCCTATCGCGTAGCACAGCAGGTGGCTGTCGCCCGTAGAATAAGAAAAATAGTATTTACCCTGATAGCAGTGCATCCACGAAGCCTCAAAAAAACGGCGGTCGATATCCCCCTGCAATAGGGGCTGGCCCTTTTCGTCGAGGATCAGCAGGTCCCGGGGCTCCTCGGCAAACTGCAGCATATCGTCCGACAGGCGCACAACCTTGGGACATAGCGCCGGTTGTCCTGCCTCCGGAAGCTCCCCGGGCATGGTCAGCTTGTTGTTGCGGTAATACTGCAGCTGGCCGCCCCAGATACCGCCAAAGTACAAATAGTGCTGTCCATTGTCTTCAAAAGCGCAGGGATCGATGCTATAGCTGCCGCGGATGGGATCAGGGCAAGGCACAAACGGCCCCTCCGGCCGGTCACTGACGGCCACGCCAAGGCGGAAGATATCATTTTTGTCTTTTAGCGAAAAGTAGAGGTAGTACTTTCCGTCCTTATGCGCCACATCCGAATCCCAGAGCTGCCTTCCCGCCCAGGGGATGTCGCCCACGGACAGGATACGCCCGTGGTCGGTCGCCTCGGCATCTACCGAGCTCAGTGAAAAGGCATGGTAATCCTGCATGTCAAAATGGTCGCCATTATCGTTTTCGGCGATGCCACTCTCACGGTCGTGGGACGGATAAATATATATTTTACCCTCAAATACATGCGCTGACGGGTCAGCCATATAGTCTTTAGGAAATAAGTAACGTGCTTGCTTTTTCATGTTTATATCTGTTCAGTTCATTTATATTTTATTTGGTGGCCATGTCCAATAAGTCCTGCACAAAAGGCTTAGGCTGATAGTTGCGGTCAAACAGCAAGGGATAATCCGTACGTCCGGGCACCGGCCAGTTGTTTTTCCAGGAGTCGCCATCTGTGACACCCCAGACCGTGACGCGGTCGATTTTGTCCCGGTGTTTGAGAAACAGCGCAAAGAAGTCCTTGTAGCGCTGCGCCAGCTGCTGTTCCTTATCCGCGGGTAATCCCTTGGCGTATGGGTTCAGCTGTTTGTCGTATTTGAAGTGGGTGCTGACCTCGGCTCCCATGGTCTGCCGCGGCGAGGGAAGCACCGAGATATCCATTTCAGTGATCATGACCTTCACACCAAGGGCCGCAAAAGCCAGGAGGCTATCTTCAAAGTCCGACACCTTCGGATGATCGATATTCAGATGGCCCTGCATGCCGATGCCATCAACCCTGACCCCTTGCTGCTGCAGCCGGCGGACCATGCTGACCACGCCTTTCCGCTTTCCTTCCAGGAACATGGAGTAATCGTTGTAATAGAGCTGTGCCTGAGGGTCTGCCTCGCGGGCAAACTGGAAGGCCAGGCGCACAAAGTCCTCGCCGATGATATCGTAAAACTTGCTCCTACGCCATTCGCCGTTGTCGAGAATAGCCTCGTTGACCACATCCCAGCCCTTGATCCGTCCCTTGTAACGGGACACGACGGTATGGATATGCCTGCGCATGCGTTCGATCAGCACCTCGCGGGATACGTCCCGGCCGTCTTTGCCTTTAAAAAACCAGGCCGGTGCCTGCGAATGCCAGATCAGCGTATGACCGATCAGGCGCATGCCATGCTTTTCGCCATATTCCACAAAGCGGTCGGCATCCTTGAAGTTAAACTCGCCCTCACGGGGCTGCAGGTACATGGCTTTCATGCAATTTTCGGCGGTGAGCGCGTTAAACTGACTTTCGATCAGTGGCATGGCCTTCTTGTCCCGCTCATAAATCTGTTTGAGGCTGAGCGCTGTGCCGATGTCAAATTTGTCTGCAAAAGCAGCTTTTAGCGTTCCGCGCTGCGCGGCCTGCTGTGCCAACAGGCCCGGCCCAGACAGCAGCATACATCCCGCGATCAGCATCGCCAGCTTTTTTGTTGTATTCATACGTAAATTAGCTATTTGATCAGGTGTCCGCTTTCATGTGTATCCATGAAACGTCCACCTTGTTATACAATTCAGTTCATTTCAAATGATTTTCCGGGCGCATAGTCCAGCTATTTTTTTAAGATTGTTCAGGCCCTTTGCTGGCTGATGTGCGCCGCAGGTGGAGCTCCGCCTGTAAATCTTCATTAACCTGCTTGGTGATCGGATAAAACAGCAGGGCCACCACCCCGACCAGAAAGGTCATCGCCGGAATCACGCTGGCACTCAGCCGGATGCCCAGTATCGCCTGTTCATTCTGAACCGTGTTTGCCACAAAACCGAATGCGTCGATAAATGAGCCGCAGAGCGCCCCGCCAATACCCAGTCCGGCTTTTAACGCAAAGACAATTCCGGCAAACACAAATCCCGTTGCCCGGCGGTGGTTTTTCCACTCCGAGAAATCCGCCACGTCCCCCATCATCGCCCAGAGCAGTGGTATGGTCGGTGCATAGGCCAAGCTTTTCAGGATATTGATCACAAACAGGCTGCCGATAGCATCTGCCGGCACCAAAAAGAGCATAGACGTAAAAATAGCGGTCAATGCCAGGCAGACAATAAAGACATTGCGCTTACCGAAGATACCCGACAGCCAGCGGGACAAAAAGATCACGCCCAGCAGCGTGACCAGCTGGCCCACCATATTGAAAAAGCTAAAGCCTACCGCAAATACCTGTCCGGGACTATAGACAATCAGCCCGAAGGCATCCAATATGCGGTGTCCAAGCCCCGTTTCAGCCGCCGCATCCCTGGCCAGGCCAAACTGTGCCATAAAGGCAAACAGCGCTTCCTTATCCACATAATAATTGAAGAAGTAAGACATGCTGCTTCCCCATAGC from the Sphingobacterium thalpophilum genome contains:
- a CDS encoding glycoside hydrolase family 43 protein → MLKRKGKTMLGMSVVILATLTAFNTKEHKRKLQADRLSEPVFSDFVYKGEDAVYNENPLKPGQFYSPILQGCYPDPSITRKGNDYYLVNSSFSMFPGVPIFHSVDLVNWTQLGHVLDRESQLKVQSAGISAGIYAPDIVYNRHNDTFYMITTQIASGIGNMVVKTKDPKAGNWSDPVKLDFDGIDPALFFDDDGKAYVVHNDAPDKGKQRYEGHRVIKLWAYDTEKDQVIPGSDRILVDGGVHPAENPIWIEGPHIYKKDGKYYLMCAEGGTGSDHSEVIFSSDHVAGPYTPAPKNPILSQRHLDKNRPNPVEWAGHADLVEGPDGSWYGVFLGVRPNEVKRVNTGRETFILPVDWSGEWPVFEGGMKALKPSVRMPAGVNNKTHARGYFPNGNFTFTDPLTAAALDHRWVALRGAREKFLQATDKGMVFRPYAVDISEQKPISALFYRQQHKNFESSVSLDYVSASDSHLAGITCLQSEKYHYVLGVTKLDNEDHIVLARSENGSTRILAKEKIHLNAKVQLQVKAAGDAYQFAYAVGKGAFRNIGNTVSGDILSTDVAGGFTGALIGLYSTTANRIR
- a CDS encoding alpha-glucuronidase; the protein is MLNHWDNLDGTVERGYAGHSLWKWQELPGVISPRYREYARANASIGINAVVLNNVNASPLILRADYLEKVKTLADIFRPYGIRVFLSINFSAPALLGNLPDSDPLRPVVAGWWKDKADEIYRLIPDFGGFLVKANSEGQPGPQDYGRTHADGANMLAAALRPHRGLVLWRAFVYNPTAEDRAKQAYQEFVPLDGQFDDNVILQIKNGPIDFQPREPFNPLFGAMPKTSQMVEFQITQEYLGFSNHLVYLAPLFKETLNAQTYSRSEAGTVAGITQRGSHPVSAIAGVANIGEDRNWCGHHFAQANWYAFGRLAWNTELSSNSLAREWLSMTFSPDPALVNPLSELMVESREAVVNYMMPLGLHHIFAFEHHYGPEPWGDIPGGRPDWMPWYYHNADALGIGFDRTATGSNAVAQYRSPLREQFGQISSCPEQYLLWFHHVPWKHRMKNGRSLWDNLCYAYQQGVDQVRGFQRQWDSLEGKMDTQRFQEVQSKLKIQARDAVWWRDACLLYFQTFSKMPIPAALERPVHELDELKKIRLDLKHHN
- a CDS encoding glycoside hydrolase family 43 protein → MKKQARYLFPKDYMADPSAHVFEGKIYIYPSHDRESGIAENDNGDHFDMQDYHAFSLSSVDAEATDHGRILSVGDIPWAGRQLWDSDVAHKDGKYYLYFSLKDKNDIFRLGVAVSDRPEGPFVPCPDPIRGSYSIDPCAFEDNGQHYLYFGGIWGGQLQYYRNNKLTMPGELPEAGQPALCPKVVRLSDDMLQFAEEPRDLLILDEKGQPLLQGDIDRRFFEASWMHCYQGKYYFSYSTGDSHLLCYAIGDNPYGPFTYQGVILTPVVGWTTHHSILEFEGRWYLFHHDSVPSGGRTWLRSMKVVEIDYDADGRILTVEGS
- a CDS encoding endo-1,4-beta-xylanase — encoded protein: MNTTKKLAMLIAGCMLLSGPGLLAQQAAQRGTLKAAFADKFDIGTALSLKQIYERDKKAMPLIESQFNALTAENCMKAMYLQPREGEFNFKDADRFVEYGEKHGMRLIGHTLIWHSQAPAWFFKGKDGRDVSREVLIERMRRHIHTVVSRYKGRIKGWDVVNEAILDNGEWRRSKFYDIIGEDFVRLAFQFAREADPQAQLYYNDYSMFLEGKRKGVVSMVRRLQQQGVRVDGIGMQGHLNIDHPKVSDFEDSLLAFAALGVKVMITEMDISVLPSPRQTMGAEVSTHFKYDKQLNPYAKGLPADKEQQLAQRYKDFFALFLKHRDKIDRVTVWGVTDGDSWKNNWPVPGRTDYPLLFDRNYQPKPFVQDLLDMATK
- a CDS encoding MFS transporter yields the protein MNAKTQKVGFWEKVGYSMGDGSANLVFQMMMMFQLFFYTDVFGIKATTAGFILLFARVFDAFVDPLAGILADRTHTRWGKYRPWVLWTALPFAVFFVLSFTTPDLEERGKIWYAGITYTLLMSIYSFNNTPYASLGGVMTSDIKERTSISSIRFVTATIATFVVQGLTLPLVAKLGDGDAASGWMYTIMIYAAVAFVLLLVAFLSARERITPPVGQTCSVRQDFRDIFSCRPWKAMFVLTLFLFITLALWGSSMSYFFNYYVDKEALFAFMAQFGLARDAAAETGLGHRILDAFGLIVYSPGQVFAVGFSFFNMVGQLVTLLGVIFLSRWLSGIFGKRNVFIVCLALTAIFTSMLFLVPADAIGSLFVINILKSLAYAPTIPLLWAMMGDVADFSEWKNHRRATGFVFAGIVFALKAGLGIGGALCGSFIDAFGFVANTVQNEQAILGIRLSASVIPAMTFLVGVVALLFYPITKQVNEDLQAELHLRRTSASKGPEQS